Proteins from a genomic interval of Fuerstiella sp.:
- a CDS encoding DUF58 domain-containing protein, translating into MSTDPSVSVGRKSVALLEKADSALSRDFCPWANRYVYWLKNPVSVLGLAIVGSMLCGIFLNPFVFFLTGLLLLITAMGVALPWIAVKGIRCNVMFDVPRTRVGQPVIVRLAIQNRWPMPVWGLSLIRGFSSNASVEGDEGVALARVPGWSTVEYSWSFEPRKRGLYPNETAMVETGFPFGLYRAQKEAVVDGNIIVWPATVRLKGVPDANDAQPTEDEFSDRRVGDFGDIMGTRPFRDGDSLRRVHWAQTARQQSLIVTERQAPAVTSVRVVLDLTDHSHLHANNRFVESCVTAAASVCESLHLQHARVELSIGSELSAAGNSSSSFSRVMDKLATAATCNDSPQHPSRRTGFEIRVTTEQGTLADHPHQIVVGTNHPAAWIAINDEEELGSHLPERWRRVCHVS; encoded by the coding sequence ATGTCAACTGACCCGTCTGTGTCAGTTGGACGCAAAAGTGTCGCCCTGCTTGAAAAGGCGGATTCCGCGTTATCGCGTGATTTCTGCCCCTGGGCGAACAGGTACGTCTACTGGCTGAAAAATCCAGTCTCTGTGCTGGGGTTGGCGATTGTCGGATCGATGCTGTGCGGCATCTTTCTTAACCCATTCGTCTTCTTTCTCACAGGCCTGCTGTTACTCATCACTGCAATGGGTGTTGCCTTGCCGTGGATCGCGGTTAAAGGGATCCGCTGCAACGTCATGTTTGACGTACCAAGAACGCGCGTCGGCCAACCTGTGATCGTACGTCTGGCGATTCAGAATCGCTGGCCGATGCCCGTTTGGGGGCTGTCACTGATCCGCGGATTCTCCAGCAATGCTTCCGTAGAGGGAGACGAAGGTGTCGCGCTGGCAAGAGTGCCCGGCTGGTCCACGGTTGAATACTCATGGTCATTCGAACCGCGCAAACGAGGTTTATATCCCAATGAAACAGCCATGGTGGAAACGGGCTTCCCGTTTGGCCTGTATCGTGCTCAAAAGGAAGCAGTCGTCGACGGAAACATCATAGTCTGGCCGGCCACCGTTCGACTGAAGGGCGTGCCCGATGCCAACGATGCTCAGCCGACAGAGGACGAGTTTTCCGATCGCCGAGTGGGAGACTTCGGAGATATAATGGGAACTCGTCCGTTCCGTGACGGTGACTCATTGCGTCGAGTCCACTGGGCTCAAACAGCGCGTCAACAATCCTTAATTGTCACCGAACGCCAGGCACCGGCCGTGACATCCGTTCGAGTTGTGCTCGACCTCACGGACCACAGTCATCTGCACGCCAACAACCGTTTCGTTGAATCCTGTGTGACAGCAGCCGCAAGTGTTTGTGAGTCTCTGCATCTGCAGCATGCGCGAGTGGAACTGTCCATTGGTTCCGAATTGTCGGCTGCCGGCAATTCGTCGTCGAGTTTCAGTCGGGTGATGGACAAACTCGCCACAGCAGCGACATGTAATGATTCACCTCAGCATCCTTCACGTCGAACGGGATTCGAGATTCGGGTCACGACGGAACAGGGCACGTTAGCCGACCATCCCCATCAAATCGTGGTTGGAACGAACCATCCTGCCGCGTGGATCGCGATTAATGACGAGGAAGAACTCGGCAGTCATCTTCCTGAACGATGGCGGAGAGTTTGCCATGTCTCCTGA
- a CDS encoding transglutaminase-like domain-containing protein: MSPEVVSRRLSRSERVLQRTGSGPQASEITASLRLHVICVVLSLLAAFIFTLTEHDDHRHTLWCIFEITIQTLLVITTTIYFRRRITLLKKNSVVVPILVMVASLSLICEPIQRLFFDTGHAFEILVMHSQCNLMLALAVCGFRLQFQRLAVLIAVFMTIFCYTISDAAGLLPLTVLFAVVAVTWLVAAWWETVDRRIVSPDQGRLPKTWLVTGAMLPLLTMLAAGGFGANSVTTALEGFMPSSGGTGNYDPFSRGGVNDGDALIAGNKNIKSFAPIEDAPFVDSVKPSLYDVLDDQFDGPAKKIKNQQRAIALPPEMMKHIHRKMAEARQAGREFSLLRSEKQANDDPIGDLKTHALFYVAGRTPVHLRMEVYDLFDGVEWAPYDTDQVDGLQMTEMDDRFWLGIPQSGKGFELFSGTATHSIKNANLDGNTVPTPPHPVGVSIDEVNRSDMYVVRENGIVSLNRNSVPAMTSINFVSRCVDRKEIEASDWISITRHNSVRTVNELSVSLPYVDKIESIRRLAVQLTDKLPRGWTQIAEVERYLRQNYKIHRDTKATDQTAPINEFLFQTRRGPEYLFASSAVVMLRTLGYQARLVSGFYARPDRYDSKKRHTPVYAEDAHFWCEVSLGADLWLTIEPSPGYGILQPPLGLAARLWNLLVTVGQLAADNVILIVLLAALTAGGLFNRHRIQDRLLTWRWQTASRKQPRRRALELAQLVDHRLRLVGMTRKAGTTLRRWSGQPVLAPVRQNLTRLVDLADEAKYRRSTRYSIDTKELEDLARQLSYTELRKILNRSAANSDKSHAV; this comes from the coding sequence ATGTCTCCTGAGGTTGTATCCCGAAGACTGTCACGATCTGAACGCGTTTTGCAAAGAACCGGCAGCGGTCCGCAAGCAAGCGAGATCACGGCAAGTCTTCGACTTCACGTGATCTGCGTTGTGCTGTCTCTGCTGGCCGCATTTATTTTCACGCTGACCGAACACGACGATCACCGTCACACATTATGGTGTATTTTTGAAATCACCATCCAGACGCTGCTGGTCATCACAACCACGATCTATTTCCGGCGCAGAATCACACTGCTGAAAAAAAATTCTGTCGTCGTGCCAATTCTGGTCATGGTGGCGAGTCTCAGTCTGATCTGCGAGCCGATTCAGCGGCTGTTTTTTGACACCGGACACGCCTTCGAAATCCTGGTGATGCACAGTCAGTGCAACCTGATGCTGGCCCTTGCTGTTTGTGGATTTCGTCTGCAGTTTCAGCGACTGGCGGTCCTGATTGCCGTGTTTATGACCATTTTCTGTTACACGATTTCTGACGCAGCAGGGCTTCTTCCGCTGACAGTTCTGTTTGCCGTTGTAGCAGTCACCTGGCTGGTCGCTGCATGGTGGGAAACAGTCGACCGTCGCATCGTCTCCCCGGATCAGGGACGTCTCCCGAAAACGTGGCTGGTAACCGGCGCAATGTTACCTCTGCTGACGATGCTTGCCGCCGGTGGGTTCGGGGCAAATTCCGTTACAACAGCACTGGAAGGATTTATGCCCAGCTCGGGAGGCACGGGAAACTACGATCCGTTTTCCCGCGGCGGGGTCAACGACGGTGATGCTCTGATCGCCGGCAACAAGAACATCAAAAGTTTTGCCCCGATTGAAGATGCACCGTTTGTGGACAGTGTCAAGCCTTCACTGTACGACGTATTAGACGACCAGTTTGATGGTCCCGCTAAAAAGATCAAAAACCAACAGCGGGCCATCGCTCTACCTCCGGAGATGATGAAACATATTCACCGGAAAATGGCAGAGGCTCGTCAGGCCGGTCGGGAATTTTCTCTGCTGCGGAGCGAAAAGCAGGCGAACGATGATCCCATCGGTGATCTAAAAACTCACGCATTGTTCTACGTCGCCGGTCGAACACCTGTGCATCTGAGAATGGAAGTTTACGATTTGTTTGATGGAGTGGAATGGGCCCCCTACGACACCGATCAGGTCGACGGCCTGCAGATGACAGAAATGGACGACCGATTCTGGCTGGGGATCCCTCAGAGTGGAAAAGGTTTTGAGTTGTTTTCCGGAACTGCCACGCACAGCATCAAGAACGCGAACCTTGACGGGAACACAGTCCCAACCCCTCCCCATCCGGTCGGTGTCAGTATTGATGAAGTCAATCGTTCTGACATGTACGTTGTCAGGGAAAACGGCATTGTGTCCCTGAACCGTAATTCTGTTCCGGCAATGACGTCCATTAATTTTGTATCACGTTGTGTGGACCGTAAAGAAATCGAAGCCAGTGATTGGATTTCCATAACACGCCACAACAGCGTTAGAACCGTAAATGAATTGTCTGTTTCGCTTCCTTACGTTGATAAAATCGAATCGATCCGCAGACTGGCGGTCCAACTTACAGATAAGTTACCGCGCGGCTGGACACAAATCGCAGAGGTCGAGAGATACCTGCGACAGAACTACAAGATTCACCGGGACACAAAAGCAACCGATCAAACCGCCCCGATCAATGAGTTTCTGTTTCAAACTCGCCGTGGTCCCGAATACCTGTTCGCCAGTTCTGCTGTCGTGATGCTCAGAACGCTCGGTTACCAAGCCCGCCTGGTCAGTGGTTTCTATGCCCGTCCGGATCGCTACGACAGCAAAAAACGCCACACACCGGTGTACGCAGAAGACGCTCACTTCTGGTGTGAAGTCTCTCTGGGAGCGGACTTGTGGCTGACGATCGAACCGTCGCCTGGATACGGAATCCTGCAGCCACCCCTGGGACTGGCCGCCAGATTGTGGAATCTGTTAGTGACCGTTGGCCAACTCGCTGCGGATAATGTCATACTGATTGTACTGCTGGCGGCGTTAACAGCAGGCGGCCTGTTCAACCGTCATAGAATTCAGGACCGGCTTCTGACATGGCGGTGGCAAACTGCGTCTCGAAAGCAGCCACGTCGTCGAGCTCTCGAGTTAGCACAGCTTGTGGATCACCGACTTCGCCTTGTCGGCATGACCCGCAAAGCCGGAACAACACTAAGACGCTGGTCAGGTCAACCGGTTCTGGCACCCGTGCGGCAGAACCTGACGCGTCTTGTTGACCTGGCCGACGAGGCAAAATATCGTCGAAGCACTCGCTACAGCATTGATACAAAAGAGCTTGAAGATCTGGCCAGGCAATTGAGTTACACCGAACTAAGAAAAATCCTTAACCGCTCCGCTGCAAACTCTGATAAGAGCCACGCGGTCTAG
- a CDS encoding MoxR family ATPase, with translation MTANLTEKPQTAPNLQTVEGIRQRLNSSLKGKADVIEMVLVCLLSRGHLLLEDKPGLGKTTLAKALAESIGGHFARAQCTPDLLPSDITGFNIFNQKSHEFEFRKGPVFAEILLADEINRATPRTQSALLEAMAERQVTVDTQRFDLSDEFFVIATQNPIDQHGTYPLPEAQLDRFAMKLSVGYPATDDEVRMLQEAVSSDQDRGVDKTPCLAPGQLRQLQRCVTSIAVTTTVQDYLVRIATETRRHMSIALGLSPRGLLTLQRAAQARAFLSGRDFVTPDDVLDVITPVLSVRLGLEIREAHRVTQEVLDAVTVPTYSEK, from the coding sequence ATGACGGCGAATCTCACAGAAAAACCACAAACCGCCCCAAACCTGCAGACAGTCGAAGGTATACGCCAGCGACTGAACAGCTCACTGAAAGGCAAGGCCGATGTGATCGAAATGGTGCTGGTGTGTCTCCTTTCACGCGGACATCTGTTACTTGAAGACAAACCCGGCCTGGGTAAAACGACTTTGGCCAAAGCACTGGCAGAATCGATCGGAGGACATTTTGCCAGGGCTCAATGTACACCTGACCTGCTTCCCAGCGATATCACCGGGTTCAACATCTTTAACCAGAAGTCCCATGAGTTTGAGTTTCGTAAAGGGCCTGTGTTTGCCGAAATCCTGCTGGCGGATGAAATCAACCGGGCCACTCCGCGCACCCAGAGTGCATTACTGGAAGCGATGGCCGAACGTCAGGTCACAGTCGATACTCAGCGTTTTGATTTGAGCGATGAGTTCTTCGTAATCGCCACACAGAACCCGATTGATCAACATGGGACGTATCCGCTGCCTGAGGCGCAGCTCGACCGTTTCGCAATGAAACTCAGTGTGGGCTATCCGGCAACAGACGATGAGGTTCGTATGCTGCAGGAAGCCGTCTCGTCCGACCAAGACCGTGGAGTAGACAAGACTCCCTGCCTGGCCCCGGGACAGCTTCGGCAGCTTCAAAGGTGTGTCACCAGTATTGCGGTGACAACGACCGTGCAGGATTACCTTGTTCGGATTGCGACCGAAACGCGTCGACACATGAGCATCGCTCTTGGCTTGAGTCCTCGAGGCCTTCTGACTCTGCAGCGAGCAGCTCAGGCCCGCGCATTTTTGTCCGGACGTGATTTTGTCACCCCGGATGATGTACTGGATGTCATCACCCCTGTTCTGAGTGTTCGTCTGGGACTGGAAATCCGCGAAGCACATCGTGTAACCCAGGAAGTTCTCGACGCAGTGACTGTTCCCACCTATTCCGAGAAATAA
- a CDS encoding permease — protein MNEIPLLADGVGYIGFFSDFNTTFWSGVLRIAYAMVAAAPFLMAGVLAAGILRGMVGTARVRKILGVGHWSGPLRAWGVGVLLPICSLGALPVARELRRAGIPSGTVLSFVLVAPVLNPVSIVYGLSHIEPVTLIYFAIGTFVVSTGIGMVWNWCVAGQKDVTPDNPEQPPRHSLHRVAVVGDTAARSLFGPTMFDYGLALLAVGFLGAFLPHGILQTGMTRDNIFAPVIMGLVAIPVYVTPTDVMMHFGHIVRDGYSLGAAFALIVLGAGANVGVANWLRRDYGFRPLMLFVGLLIGSTLVIGFTADRTIVHGNATMEDHTHAFDSFTRVSKISSDEAGLTWVVKKVRESIQKHETAGMAEVVGLCLLGLIFTAGLILRLTGDRFSVEHLLQPSGDTNEKTAPSWDPTLTPKQLVLISAGGVVILAGIGLYVFYPDPETLMDEMRMIRVEAYDAVRAEDTNEFQRRIAQWRRQAEKLPTSNLIRGQSVTDRMRENLSELLYGLETLEDHMASRRFDDAKMMKTYIERLFRECCDEFNQVAVKPN, from the coding sequence GTGAATGAGATTCCACTGCTGGCAGACGGAGTCGGATATATCGGTTTTTTTTCCGACTTCAACACAACCTTCTGGAGTGGCGTTCTTCGAATCGCCTACGCCATGGTCGCCGCAGCGCCGTTTCTTATGGCAGGTGTGCTGGCGGCGGGGATTCTGCGAGGCATGGTGGGCACCGCACGAGTGCGGAAAATTCTGGGCGTGGGACACTGGAGTGGTCCGTTGCGTGCATGGGGCGTCGGTGTCCTGCTGCCAATTTGTTCGCTGGGCGCTTTACCTGTTGCCAGAGAATTGCGTCGAGCCGGTATTCCCAGTGGCACTGTGCTGAGCTTCGTACTGGTCGCCCCCGTTCTGAATCCCGTGTCGATTGTCTACGGGTTGAGTCATATTGAACCGGTCACCCTGATCTATTTTGCAATCGGTACGTTTGTGGTTTCGACGGGCATTGGGATGGTCTGGAACTGGTGCGTCGCAGGTCAAAAGGATGTGACTCCGGACAATCCGGAACAGCCCCCGCGACACAGTCTGCACCGCGTCGCCGTTGTTGGCGACACTGCTGCCCGATCGTTGTTTGGCCCCACCATGTTTGATTACGGACTGGCGTTGCTGGCCGTTGGATTTCTGGGCGCGTTCCTGCCACACGGCATACTGCAGACGGGCATGACCAGAGACAACATTTTTGCACCTGTCATCATGGGACTGGTAGCAATTCCTGTCTACGTCACGCCGACCGATGTCATGATGCACTTCGGGCATATCGTTCGCGACGGTTATTCGCTCGGCGCGGCTTTTGCCCTGATTGTATTGGGAGCCGGAGCCAATGTGGGAGTCGCAAACTGGCTGCGTCGTGACTATGGCTTTCGACCTCTGATGCTGTTTGTCGGGCTGCTGATCGGCTCAACACTGGTTATCGGATTCACGGCCGACCGAACCATCGTTCACGGCAACGCGACCATGGAAGATCACACTCATGCCTTTGATTCTTTTACCCGAGTTTCCAAAATTTCATCTGATGAAGCGGGACTCACATGGGTCGTGAAGAAAGTTCGTGAATCGATTCAAAAGCACGAAACCGCAGGTATGGCCGAAGTTGTTGGTTTGTGCCTGCTGGGACTGATCTTCACTGCCGGACTGATATTGAGACTGACCGGTGATCGCTTCAGCGTTGAACACCTGCTGCAGCCGAGTGGCGATACCAATGAAAAGACCGCCCCGTCATGGGACCCAACCCTGACACCCAAACAACTGGTACTGATCAGTGCGGGAGGAGTGGTCATTCTGGCAGGCATCGGCCTGTACGTGTTCTACCCGGACCCCGAGACACTCATGGATGAGATGCGGATGATCCGGGTGGAAGCGTATGACGCAGTGCGCGCGGAAGACACAAACGAATTTCAGCGACGAATCGCCCAGTGGCGACGCCAGGCTGAAAAGCTTCCCACGAGCAACCTGATACGCGGACAAAGCGTGACAGACCGGATGCGGGAAAACCTGTCTGAGCTTCTGTACGGACTCGAGACACTGGAAGACCATATGGCCAGTCGTCGTTTTGACGATGCGAAGATGATGAAAACCTATATAGAACGACTGTTTCGCGAATGCTGTGATGAGTTTAATCAAGTCGCAGTAAAACCAAACTGA
- a CDS encoding DUF1559 domain-containing protein encodes MSHSIQRPLRGFTIIELLVVISIIAILVALLLPAVQQSREAARRLTCKNNLKQIALAMHNYESASGILPPGYIHKFGPSGSPQEQANHAGLAWGTMLLPQLEQTALYDQFNAKIPVWDVGNLSPRQTHLPVFLCPSDVYSANTFVVRDETSSPVEQYASASYAANWGPSDATVNLDDTPLNSQGVFYRNSSTRVRDIADGLSNTLAIGERTNGPIPGGTTTGGHAVFETAWSAAVRDVNDPADDHGHMVLFETQFRPNQPGGDDKGLSAPHNGTAQFALCDGSVRGISENIDGTLYNALATRSGGEIIGEF; translated from the coding sequence ATGTCACATTCGATTCAGCGCCCTTTACGCGGTTTTACTATAATCGAATTGTTGGTCGTGATATCCATCATCGCGATCCTGGTTGCTTTACTGCTTCCCGCGGTGCAGCAGTCCCGTGAAGCGGCACGCCGTTTAACGTGCAAAAACAATCTGAAGCAGATTGCTCTGGCGATGCACAACTACGAGTCGGCTTCCGGCATCCTGCCACCTGGCTACATTCATAAATTCGGCCCTTCCGGTTCCCCTCAAGAACAGGCCAATCATGCGGGTCTGGCATGGGGAACAATGCTGCTGCCACAACTTGAACAAACAGCACTCTATGATCAGTTTAACGCGAAAATTCCCGTCTGGGACGTCGGCAATCTCAGTCCACGACAGACGCATCTTCCCGTATTCCTGTGCCCTTCCGATGTGTACTCCGCAAACACCTTCGTCGTGCGTGATGAAACCAGCAGTCCTGTGGAACAATATGCCTCAGCCAGTTACGCAGCAAACTGGGGACCGTCTGATGCAACCGTCAATCTGGATGACACGCCATTGAACAGCCAGGGAGTGTTCTATCGAAACAGCAGCACTCGCGTTCGTGACATTGCCGACGGACTGTCTAACACGCTGGCAATTGGTGAGCGAACCAATGGTCCCATTCCCGGCGGTACCACCACTGGTGGTCACGCGGTCTTCGAAACAGCCTGGTCGGCGGCAGTGCGAGACGTAAATGATCCTGCCGATGACCATGGACATATGGTGCTGTTTGAAACCCAATTCCGACCGAATCAGCCGGGTGGTGACGACAAAGGACTCTCTGCGCCTCACAATGGAACGGCTCAGTTTGCTCTGTGTGACGGCTCGGTCCGGGGGATCAGCGAAAACATTGACGGAACGCTTTATAATGCCCTGGCAACTCGATCAGGAGGAGAAATCATTGGAGAGTTTTAA
- a CDS encoding GNAT family N-acetyltransferase translates to MKILFLTGWHGKPDGVKPTFLRQHGHQVIEPPLDDDDFATAVRIAQQAFDEHQPDVVVGLSRGGAVAINIDVDQSPRVLMCPGWNRFGNVQITGNRTIILHSRSDDVVPFSFSEQLVKNSGLSPEVLIDVGKDHFLSDPQPLQAMLEACEQLVRETQLTDVTVYYLEMFARPRLDMRPPREGLTVRHVPAPTVTYYRSLYDAVGKEYKWLSRRKLTDHDLAAILDDPQNELYVLHVDGAPAGFAELDCRRPPEVELTQFGLMSGFIGQGLGTWFLQWTIDRVWNRPPARFWLHTCSLDHPAALPTYQKAGFIRYKVEQNCREL, encoded by the coding sequence GTGAAGATTCTCTTTCTTACCGGCTGGCATGGCAAACCGGATGGCGTAAAACCGACCTTCCTCCGACAGCATGGCCACCAGGTGATCGAACCACCACTGGATGACGATGATTTTGCAACCGCCGTACGTATCGCTCAGCAGGCATTCGACGAACATCAGCCTGACGTTGTCGTTGGCTTGTCCCGTGGGGGAGCTGTGGCCATCAACATCGATGTTGACCAGTCACCGCGGGTGTTGATGTGTCCCGGGTGGAACCGTTTTGGGAATGTACAAATCACCGGCAACAGAACCATCATTCTGCATTCAAGATCCGACGATGTGGTGCCGTTTTCCTTTTCAGAACAACTTGTGAAAAACAGCGGGCTGTCTCCGGAGGTGCTGATCGACGTGGGGAAAGACCATTTTTTGTCTGATCCTCAACCACTGCAGGCGATGCTGGAAGCGTGCGAACAACTGGTCCGCGAAACACAACTGACAGACGTTACCGTTTACTACCTCGAAATGTTTGCCCGACCACGGCTGGACATGCGACCACCACGGGAAGGTCTTACTGTACGGCACGTGCCGGCACCGACTGTGACGTACTACCGGTCACTTTATGATGCGGTGGGAAAGGAATACAAATGGCTGAGCCGCCGGAAACTGACTGACCACGATCTGGCAGCTATCCTGGATGACCCGCAGAACGAACTGTATGTACTGCACGTTGATGGAGCACCGGCCGGCTTTGCCGAACTGGATTGTCGCCGGCCACCCGAAGTGGAATTGACGCAGTTCGGTCTGATGTCCGGATTCATCGGCCAGGGACTGGGAACCTGGTTTCTGCAGTGGACGATCGACAGAGTGTGGAACCGTCCGCCTGCACGGTTCTGGCTGCACACCTGCTCGCTGGATCATCCCGCTGCTCTTCCCACTTACCAAAAGGCCGGATTCATTAGGTACAAAGTAGAACAGAATTGCCGGGAACTGTGA
- a CDS encoding cyclic nucleotide-binding domain-containing protein, whose translation MSIRIGKATTPAELDAVFRLRHDVFTEEGIFDATGSGRFVDRFDAFPGVVNIVARVADEIIGTVRFMEYSEAGASADDWFDFTPYLPADGRIGSAGQLVVHKDHRSVPGLTVAMISMGYAWCLQRELTHLTGAANPEIAGFLKKSGWQFIGQEFLHRQRGVTVQPLVINLDHLNPRFQNFIRKQHIEHVFYEFERSLFRRGEMLCQIGDRADSVYVVVDGKLRVTNREGRELSQPGPGEIVGEIAILTDQCRTANVESIRDTWVMMLSREAFNKQLTENPGAARSVLELLARRLASADSTLKSSENP comes from the coding sequence ATGAGTATTCGGATTGGCAAGGCGACGACACCGGCTGAGCTGGATGCTGTCTTTCGACTGCGCCACGATGTTTTTACAGAAGAAGGCATCTTCGATGCTACCGGCTCCGGACGTTTCGTCGATCGTTTCGACGCATTTCCCGGGGTGGTCAACATTGTGGCCCGGGTTGCTGACGAGATTATCGGCACCGTTCGGTTTATGGAATATTCTGAGGCCGGTGCGTCTGCAGATGACTGGTTTGATTTTACACCTTACCTGCCTGCGGACGGTCGGATTGGTTCCGCCGGTCAGCTGGTGGTTCACAAAGATCACCGATCCGTGCCCGGGCTGACGGTCGCTATGATTTCCATGGGATACGCTTGGTGTCTTCAGCGCGAACTGACCCATTTAACGGGCGCAGCCAATCCTGAAATTGCAGGCTTTTTAAAAAAAAGCGGCTGGCAGTTTATTGGTCAGGAGTTTCTGCATCGGCAACGAGGGGTGACGGTTCAGCCGTTGGTTATCAATCTGGATCACCTGAACCCGCGGTTTCAGAATTTTATCCGCAAACAGCATATTGAACATGTGTTTTATGAGTTCGAACGCAGTCTGTTTCGGCGTGGTGAGATGCTGTGTCAGATTGGTGACCGTGCGGACTCTGTGTACGTGGTCGTCGACGGAAAACTGCGTGTTACCAATAGGGAAGGTCGGGAACTGTCGCAGCCCGGCCCCGGTGAGATCGTAGGAGAAATCGCCATACTGACAGATCAGTGTCGCACGGCCAACGTGGAATCGATCCGCGATACGTGGGTGATGATGCTCAGTCGCGAAGCCTTTAATAAGCAGCTTACCGAAAACCCGGGGGCTGCACGGTCTGTGCTGGAGTTACTGGCTCGACGCCTTGCTTCTGCCGATTCTACGTTGAAATCTTCGGAGAATCCGTGA